The following coding sequences lie in one Hyphomonas adhaerens MHS-3 genomic window:
- a CDS encoding CAP domain-containing protein, with translation MLRHTYKFLSVSALALAALSGPSFAEADTACDLSNGYAAAPAAFQQEANACLSGIDGVETDAVMADQLLRLTDAQRTSQGESELSMLSSLSEAARLHALDMAVRGYASHQDLEGRTHLDRVRMLERSRLIGAFGANIVIVKAGASAEDVQKVIMADEANAANLKRDEFDHMGVAAVEANGVLYVVELFARIDGQLNTPVPMVAAPRTNLAADYSDQFEPVGWSVVSANGETLMRGIGSKMPASVPEISEGFLQMDVEHGNSIYTLRGPAISSSL, from the coding sequence ATGTTACGTCACACCTACAAATTCCTGTCCGTTTCGGCGCTGGCCCTTGCGGCTCTGAGCGGTCCTTCCTTTGCAGAAGCCGATACGGCCTGTGACCTGTCCAATGGATACGCAGCCGCGCCAGCGGCTTTTCAGCAGGAAGCAAATGCCTGTCTGAGCGGAATTGACGGAGTCGAGACTGACGCCGTGATGGCTGACCAGCTGTTGCGTCTGACCGACGCGCAGCGCACCAGTCAGGGCGAATCTGAACTTTCGATGCTCAGTTCCCTGAGCGAAGCAGCCCGGCTGCACGCGCTCGACATGGCCGTGCGCGGTTACGCGTCCCACCAGGATCTGGAAGGCCGCACGCATCTTGACCGTGTCCGGATGCTGGAACGCAGCCGTCTGATCGGCGCGTTCGGTGCGAACATCGTCATCGTGAAAGCCGGCGCTTCGGCGGAGGACGTTCAAAAGGTGATCATGGCCGATGAAGCGAATGCTGCGAACCTGAAGCGCGACGAGTTCGATCACATGGGCGTGGCCGCTGTTGAAGCGAATGGCGTTCTCTACGTTGTCGAACTCTTCGCCCGTATCGATGGCCAGCTGAACACACCGGTTCCGATGGTCGCTGCGCCGCGCACAAACCTTGCGGCCGATTACAGCGATCAGTTCGAGCCGGTCGGCTGGTCGGTGGTTTCGGCCAATGGCGAAACCCTCATGCGCGGTATTGGCAGCAAGATGCCTGCGTCGGTCCCGGAGATCTCCGAAGGCTTTCTCCAGATGGACGTGGAGCATGGCAACAGCATCTACACGCTGAGAGGCCCGGCGATTTCATCGTCGCTCTGA
- the gspN gene encoding type II secretion system protein N: MRKILLLSIFIGVLVLTLVARAPLSFILKRSGIVQQGVSWQQARGTFWHGQVTGLSVRGDPIGAVQGDFSLLRMVQGQPGHLIRWSGPQGQGSALAAMSGPGIKVRKGRAAMTFDATRISSVFPAQDVSLRLSNVSIDANTKGCQSASGDVRTDALSTISAVYGANWPELDGSLSCVDGELVVSVEGRAADGTRIAAKSSLQGNGRLELWDVPDSQTNALLLAGFTNEAGRFVYMQRVSNGESVQ; the protein is encoded by the coding sequence ATGCGCAAGATTCTGCTCCTATCCATATTCATTGGCGTCCTGGTCCTCACGCTTGTGGCCAGAGCTCCGTTGTCGTTCATTCTGAAGCGATCAGGCATCGTGCAGCAGGGTGTGTCCTGGCAGCAGGCGCGCGGCACATTCTGGCACGGCCAGGTGACGGGCCTCTCTGTACGGGGAGATCCCATCGGCGCGGTGCAGGGGGACTTCAGTCTCTTGCGAATGGTACAAGGCCAACCGGGGCACCTGATCCGGTGGAGCGGTCCGCAGGGACAGGGATCGGCGCTGGCCGCCATGTCCGGTCCCGGCATAAAGGTCCGGAAGGGGCGGGCAGCGATGACATTCGATGCGACCCGTATCTCCTCTGTTTTCCCCGCTCAGGACGTTTCCCTGCGTTTATCCAATGTCTCAATTGACGCCAACACCAAAGGTTGCCAGTCGGCCAGCGGCGATGTGCGCACCGACGCGCTATCGACGATTTCCGCCGTTTACGGAGCAAACTGGCCGGAGCTGGACGGCTCTCTTTCCTGCGTGGATGGGGAGTTGGTCGTTTCAGTCGAAGGCAGGGCCGCGGATGGAACGCGCATTGCGGCGAAGTCTTCCCTGCAGGGCAATGGCCGACTGGAACTCTGGGATGTGCCGGATAGTCAGACGAATGCGCTGCTGCTAGCAGGTTTCACAAATGAAGCAGGGCGGTTTGTCTATATGCAACGGGTATCAAATGGGGAATCTGTCCAGTGA
- the gspM gene encoding type II secretion system protein GspM has translation MTEFWSTRSIRERLLILLAGLLAAALLTNLLVVRPLLTAKSDAAASLAVASRTLDVVSAARPASNAHQTPGASGVAGEDLRSRLVGLAAQRGISVSRLQSNERGAIIIQFDQVSVQSLFAWLEAAERELGAEPAQASIFSDAAGTVRASFEFRGGAS, from the coding sequence ATGACGGAATTCTGGTCCACCCGGTCTATTCGGGAACGTCTGCTGATCCTCCTTGCCGGTTTGCTCGCCGCAGCATTGCTCACCAATCTGCTTGTGGTTCGCCCATTGCTGACCGCGAAAAGCGATGCGGCGGCATCGCTGGCCGTTGCTTCACGGACGCTGGATGTCGTGTCTGCGGCCCGGCCGGCGTCCAATGCCCACCAAACGCCAGGTGCTTCCGGTGTGGCGGGCGAAGACCTGCGCTCGAGGCTGGTCGGACTGGCTGCCCAGCGAGGCATTTCCGTTTCCAGGCTGCAATCGAACGAGCGCGGGGCGATCATTATCCAGTTCGATCAGGTCTCGGTGCAGTCGCTCTTCGCCTGGCTGGAGGCCGCCGAGCGTGAACTGGGGGCGGAGCCCGCCCAGGCATCAATATTTTCTGACGCGGCAGGCACGGTCCGCGCGAGTTTCGAGTTCCGGGGTGGTGCATCGTGA